A window of Waddliaceae bacterium genomic DNA:
TAACATATGCATATTTATACCCTATAAAATTTTATTTATTTTGATCTTCAGGAGTCTCGACGTTAGGATTCATCTCATAGGAGACGGATGACGTCCCTGTCGATCTTATGAAGTCCTGTTTTTCTTCGGGGGGTATCGGCTTACGGTGTTTTAGGGTATATAGCCCAAGAATCCCCAGAAGAACGGCGCCGAGGGATATGGAGATATACGGCGCTGCCGGCGATATATGTTTTACGAAGAAAGGCGTTGTCAGTGGCCCTAATATCGCTCCGAAGCCATATACTACGAAGAGCATGCTCGTCGCTCCAGTGATATGTTGCGTCTCGATATGATCACATACCTGCGTGACGCTTACAGGGTTGATAGAAAAGCACAGCCCGCCGAAGAGGAAAGACAGCGGTAATATCAAAAATGGAACAGAAGGAAGTACGATGATAAATAAGGCAGGGAATAGCATCGCCCAGCATAGTATCGTCAGGACCTTCCTTCTGTCGAAGATATCGGACAGCTTCCCGATAGGCCACTGTAGGAGGAACCCTCCTGCTATAGTAACACTCATCACTAACGATACCGATAGGAATTTTTCCTGGGCGAAGATCGGGACGAAGGAATATATCGTGCTGATGATATATCCCGACATCATACAGCTTATAACACCGAAAGGCGATATTCGTAAGAGGCTTCTGAGACTTATTGGTTCAGCCTTCTCGAGCTCAGGAGCGGGAGTGCGTGTTATAGTTAGGGGAAGTATCGACAGCGAGCATAGCAGCGCGGCGACGACGAAAGGCATCGATGTCATGATGTCTACGATGTCGATGATATATTGGCTCGCCCCTTGTGAGGTGTATAGCGTTATCATATATATCGATAATATTACCCCCCTAGTGTTGCGAGAGCTCTTAGACAGTAGCCAGCTCTCGACGACGACGAACATCGTGGCGATGGTGAACCCCGCACAG
This region includes:
- a CDS encoding MFS transporter; the protein is MASLLRSLLSPIITLSLFVLANNFFITFLSVSLNSQGVSTSLIGALHSINYAGFMFGALKSESIIRRVGHIRAFAAFACLNMSTYLVHGMFSFPVTWLAMRFCAGFTIATMFVVVESWLLSKSSRNTRGVILSIYMITLYTSQGASQYIIDIVDIMTSMPFVVAALLCSLSILPLTITRTPAPELEKAEPISLRSLLRISPFGVISCMMSGYIISTIYSFVPIFAQEKFLSVSLVMSVTIAGGFLLQWPIGKLSDIFDRRKVLTILCWAMLFPALFIIVLPSVPFLILPLSFLFGGLCFSINPVSVTQVCDHIETQHITGATSMLFVVYGFGAILGPLTTPFFVKHISPAAPYISISLGAVLLGILGLYTLKHRKPIPPEEKQDFIRSTGTSSVSYEMNPNVETPEDQNK